The following proteins are co-located in the Haloplanus sp. HW8-1 genome:
- a CDS encoding iron-sulfur cluster assembly scaffold protein, with the protein MQGSEVYQEVILDHYRNPRRWGRLSPVTFSHTGENTSCGDELTFDLRLAEDGETIEEVAFTGEGCAISIASASLLAEELPGMTLSKVRDLDRDDALDLLGIELTPMRVPCAVLAEKVVQDGVESYEDG; encoded by the coding sequence ATGCAGGGTTCCGAAGTGTATCAGGAGGTAATCCTGGATCACTACCGCAATCCTCGAAGGTGGGGCCGCCTCTCGCCGGTTACCTTCTCGCACACTGGCGAGAACACTTCGTGTGGCGACGAACTCACGTTCGACCTCAGACTCGCCGAGGACGGTGAAACGATCGAAGAGGTCGCGTTTACTGGAGAGGGCTGTGCGATCAGCATTGCCAGCGCGAGCCTGCTTGCGGAGGAACTCCCGGGAATGACGCTCTCGAAAGTTCGTGACCTCGACCGTGATGATGCCCTCGACCTTCTGGGAATCGAGCTGACGCCGATGCGCGTCCCGTGTGCTGTGCTCGCGGAGAAAGTGGTTCAGGACGGCGTTGAAAGCTATGAGGATGGCTAA
- a CDS encoding FAD/NAD(P)-binding protein — MTVDGLDTDTTLSGPQSYEYVIIGGGIHGTCLANYLLAEGAYRHQDLRLVDPRDQLLASFETKARQCGMRTLRSTFVHHIGTEPFSLESFAEGAGREAELVSTENYPNRPTLELFLDHARDVIDRRGIDECHLQSRVTGVTRTGAGDRLEVQTDAGSLEARHVVLAIGLGGSRTLPTWGTSLPDDAPLVHVWDDEFDPTTAAEFSGPTYVVGGGITAGQLACCLSEHTDVTLCSRHDLDIELTEADPYWINWRHIEQEIHTLPSGSKARLDRIRAARNDATIPPYVERRLDEARDCDDLEIRRGEIASADATDEGLLVRFDDGTTATNAQVVLATGLDPVPEHPLVGSVAESLSLERGAGGFPVLDDRTLAWRGTDGSRSAVYVSGALAEPSVGPFARNIVGARRVAERLLASRHRAGSERAPSAPRGRS, encoded by the coding sequence GTGACCGTCGACGGACTGGACACCGATACCACGTTGAGCGGGCCACAGTCCTACGAGTACGTGATCATCGGTGGCGGTATTCACGGAACCTGCCTGGCGAACTATCTCCTCGCCGAGGGAGCGTACAGACACCAGGACCTCCGTCTCGTCGACCCTCGCGACCAGTTACTCGCGTCGTTCGAGACGAAGGCTCGTCAGTGCGGGATGCGAACGCTCCGGTCGACGTTCGTCCACCACATCGGCACGGAGCCGTTCTCGCTTGAATCGTTCGCGGAGGGGGCAGGTCGGGAGGCCGAACTCGTCTCGACGGAGAACTATCCGAATCGACCGACGCTGGAACTCTTTCTCGACCACGCTCGAGACGTCATTGACCGGCGTGGTATCGACGAGTGTCACCTGCAGTCGAGGGTGACGGGAGTTACCAGGACTGGGGCAGGTGACCGACTCGAGGTACAGACGGATGCTGGGTCACTCGAAGCTCGCCACGTCGTGTTAGCCATCGGACTCGGTGGCTCGCGAACGCTCCCCACGTGGGGGACGTCACTCCCCGATGACGCCCCGCTCGTTCACGTCTGGGACGACGAGTTCGACCCGACGACAGCAGCGGAATTTTCGGGTCCGACGTACGTCGTTGGGGGCGGTATCACCGCTGGGCAACTTGCCTGCTGCCTCTCGGAACACACGGACGTGACACTCTGTTCGCGTCACGACCTCGATATCGAACTGACCGAAGCCGACCCGTACTGGATCAACTGGCGACACATCGAACAGGAGATCCACACACTCCCGTCGGGGTCGAAGGCCCGCCTTGACCGGATTCGGGCCGCCCGCAACGACGCGACGATCCCACCGTACGTCGAGCGTCGACTGGACGAGGCGCGTGACTGTGACGACCTCGAAATCCGACGCGGCGAGATCGCGTCCGCAGACGCGACAGACGAGGGATTACTGGTGCGGTTCGACGACGGTACGACCGCAACGAATGCGCAGGTCGTCCTCGCGACCGGACTCGATCCGGTCCCAGAGCACCCACTAGTCGGATCCGTCGCCGAGTCGTTGTCACTCGAACGCGGGGCCGGCGGCTTTCCCGTCCTCGACGACCGGACGCTCGCGTGGCGAGGGACCGATGGCAGCCGTTCTGCGGTGTACGTTTCGGGAGCGCTCGCAGAACCCAGCGTCGGTCCCTTCGCCCGGAACATCGTCGGCGCTCGTCGAGTCGCAGAACGGCTCCTCGCGTCACGACACAGGGCCGGTTCAGAAAGAGCACCGTCGGCTCCCAGAGGGAGGTCTTGA
- a CDS encoding DUF7124 domain-containing protein — protein MPSDDVTLAFSLQALEELTRPTRVFDDAPTWASHVGIVSSESSFVERWRVREAGYPQDFLSDPRSIGEALSSLRNHFETERHVFVGTDETGGVAETVPDWIFQSVTDAATAADWRLGTTSSTGDDWP, from the coding sequence ATGCCGTCGGACGACGTAACGCTCGCCTTCTCGTTGCAGGCACTCGAAGAACTAACCCGACCGACACGAGTGTTCGACGACGCCCCGACGTGGGCGAGTCATGTCGGAATCGTCTCCTCGGAATCGTCCTTCGTCGAACGATGGCGAGTCCGTGAGGCGGGATACCCGCAGGACTTCTTGTCGGATCCGCGTTCGATCGGAGAGGCACTCTCGAGTCTTCGAAATCACTTCGAGACGGAAAGGCACGTGTTCGTCGGGACGGACGAGACCGGTGGGGTCGCAGAGACGGTGCCTGACTGGATCTTCCAATCGGTGACCGATGCTGCAACGGCTGCGGACTGGCGGCTTGGGACTACGTCCTCAACTGGCGACGACTGGCCTTAG
- a CDS encoding metal ABC transporter ATP-binding protein: MTTATTERERSGDPLISVDDVTFGYGEVPVLESVSIDVEPGSFLGLVGPNGSGKSTLLDLMLGLRRPDSGTVSLFGEPAHEFDAGERIGYVAQDATKAARDMPITVREVVEMGRYPRRLVGRFSTADRRAVEEALEQVGITDLASRRVGRLSGGQRQRVFIARALASEADLLALDEPTVGVDAESREEFYSLIHELNATGLTVILIEHDIGVVTTHATDIACLNRQLYFDGNPEEFVETDALSQAYGKDQHVLQHDHR; encoded by the coding sequence ATGACGACAGCAACGACGGAGAGGGAACGGTCGGGGGACCCTCTCATCAGCGTCGACGACGTCACGTTCGGCTACGGAGAGGTCCCGGTTCTCGAGTCGGTATCGATCGACGTCGAACCTGGATCCTTCCTCGGACTGGTCGGGCCGAACGGCAGCGGCAAGAGCACGCTGCTCGACCTGATGCTCGGACTTCGTCGGCCCGACAGTGGAACGGTTTCGCTGTTCGGCGAACCCGCCCACGAGTTCGACGCCGGGGAGCGAATCGGATACGTCGCACAGGACGCGACGAAGGCAGCGCGCGATATGCCGATCACGGTTCGAGAGGTTGTCGAAATGGGGCGGTACCCGCGGCGGCTCGTCGGCCGATTCTCGACAGCGGACCGGCGAGCGGTCGAGGAGGCACTGGAACAGGTCGGAATCACAGATCTCGCGTCTCGGCGGGTCGGCCGACTGTCCGGTGGCCAACGCCAACGGGTCTTCATCGCCCGTGCGCTCGCCTCGGAGGCCGACCTGCTCGCACTCGACGAACCGACGGTCGGCGTCGATGCCGAATCCAGAGAGGAGTTCTACAGCCTTATCCACGAATTGAACGCGACTGGACTGACCGTCATCCTGATCGAACATGACATCGGCGTCGTCACCACGCACGCGACGGACATCGCCTGTCTCAACCGCCAGTTGTACTTCGACGGTAACCCGGAGGAGTTCGTCGAGACTGATGCACTCTCGCAGGCATACGGAAAGGACCAGCACGTCCTCCAGCACGACCACAGATGA
- a CDS encoding GTP-binding protein yields the protein MAVDEQPPVTILSGGLGAGKTTLLNHLLTVGGEEYDIAVLVNDVGEVNVDADLIENGSELSIEDGGVTELSNGCICCGLQNELDQELRRLAFDEEFDYLVIEASGISDPVPIAQRFVSPARASALYDLDTTVTVVDAAQFHQAFVDGRPLKSTDDARPLSDLLAEQVEFCDVLILNKCDLVSETEHEAVERVVRTLHPGVEVVRTTESTVDPERVLGTGRFDRDEASNSARWKQALSPDHGDSTDVDSDEHHESQTEADDHSHEHGDDHDHSHDEAHDHRHPPEEFGVDSFVYERHRPFHPERFSEWLRSFPESVVRAKGHLWVAGRERYALDLSQAGTQTHVEVNGRWAVTLPEFRCESYRESRSDLYWDDQWGDREVKLVFIGAGMDESNIVDTLDDCLVSETGMDENWEAFENPFPGTMEWSQSPMEQRLVVGDRS from the coding sequence ATGGCCGTCGACGAGCAACCCCCGGTCACGATCCTCAGTGGCGGACTCGGCGCCGGAAAGACGACCCTGCTCAATCACCTCCTCACGGTTGGCGGCGAGGAGTACGATATCGCCGTTCTCGTCAACGACGTCGGCGAGGTGAACGTCGACGCCGACCTCATCGAGAATGGCTCCGAACTCTCGATCGAAGACGGCGGTGTCACGGAGCTGTCGAACGGCTGTATCTGCTGTGGGCTGCAGAACGAACTCGATCAGGAACTGAGACGTCTCGCGTTCGACGAGGAGTTCGACTATCTGGTCATCGAAGCCTCGGGTATCAGCGATCCAGTCCCCATCGCCCAGCGGTTCGTCTCGCCCGCACGTGCGTCGGCACTGTACGATCTCGATACGACCGTCACGGTGGTCGACGCCGCACAGTTCCATCAGGCGTTCGTCGATGGCCGCCCACTCAAGTCGACAGACGACGCCCGACCGCTGTCGGACCTCCTCGCCGAGCAAGTCGAGTTCTGCGACGTACTCATCCTCAACAAGTGCGATCTCGTTTCCGAGACAGAGCACGAAGCGGTCGAACGCGTCGTCCGAACACTCCATCCCGGAGTAGAGGTCGTCCGAACGACCGAAAGCACCGTCGACCCGGAACGAGTTCTCGGAACGGGTCGATTCGATCGAGACGAGGCAAGTAACTCCGCCCGGTGGAAACAGGCACTCTCGCCCGATCACGGCGACAGCACAGACGTCGATTCGGACGAGCACCACGAGAGCCAGACGGAGGCGGACGACCACAGTCACGAACATGGCGACGACCACGACCACAGCCACGACGAAGCGCACGACCATCGTCACCCACCAGAGGAGTTCGGTGTCGACTCGTTCGTCTACGAGCGCCACCGACCGTTCCATCCCGAACGCTTCAGCGAGTGGCTCCGTTCGTTCCCCGAGTCCGTCGTCAGAGCCAAGGGCCACCTGTGGGTCGCTGGCCGCGAGCGCTACGCCCTCGACCTGAGCCAAGCGGGAACACAGACCCACGTCGAGGTCAACGGGCGGTGGGCGGTCACACTCCCCGAGTTCCGGTGTGAGTCCTATCGCGAATCGCGGTCGGACCTCTACTGGGACGATCAGTGGGGTGACCGCGAAGTGAAACTCGTCTTCATCGGGGCAGGGATGGACGAATCCAACATCGTGGATACGCTCGACGACTGCCTCGTTTCGGAGACAGGGATGGACGAGAACTGGGAAGCGTTCGAGAATCCGTTCCCGGGGACGATGGAGTGGTCGCAGTCCCCGATGGAACAACGCCTCGTGGTAGGTGACCGATCGTGA
- a CDS encoding metal ABC transporter permease, protein MMHTLHRLGESIPFEDAIASLRTVNIFAPIEWFLDHIFGAGMDVLADLLGTPMLGYPYMQRAYLAAVCIALIGPVVGTFLVHREMAMISDTLAHTAFAGVAVGLFLNSALSLTLSPLFTAFVVAVVTALLVELLVEHAGAYSDTSLAIVLTGGFAVGSILITATDGGIAVGIDAYLFGSLATVSTENVGILVLMSVLVGSLVTLTYRPLLYVTFDATAARAARLNVRLYKRLMVVLTALVVVSAMQIMGVILVAAMLVVPVAAAAQVAGSFKQSILLAVLAAEFAAIAGVTLSYVYGIAAGGSIVVAAIAVYAVALGFQGLAHRLPTVRRHRSQRPGQTRDGLEADGGERE, encoded by the coding sequence ATGATGCACACACTACACCGCCTCGGAGAGAGTATCCCATTCGAGGATGCGATCGCATCCCTCCGCACAGTCAACATCTTCGCCCCCATCGAGTGGTTCCTCGACCACATCTTCGGTGCCGGAATGGACGTGTTGGCCGACCTGCTCGGCACGCCGATGCTCGGGTATCCCTACATGCAGCGGGCCTACCTCGCTGCGGTGTGCATCGCCCTCATCGGCCCGGTCGTCGGAACGTTTCTCGTCCATCGAGAGATGGCGATGATCAGCGACACCCTCGCACACACTGCCTTCGCCGGCGTCGCCGTCGGATTGTTCCTCAATTCGGCCCTCTCGCTCACGCTGTCCCCGCTGTTCACCGCGTTCGTGGTCGCAGTCGTCACGGCGCTACTCGTGGAGTTACTCGTCGAACACGCCGGGGCGTACAGCGACACCTCGCTGGCGATCGTCCTGACGGGCGGGTTCGCCGTCGGCAGTATTCTCATCACTGCAACCGACGGTGGCATTGCGGTCGGCATCGACGCCTACCTCTTCGGCAGTCTGGCGACCGTCTCGACGGAGAACGTCGGGATCCTCGTGTTGATGAGCGTCCTCGTCGGCAGCCTCGTCACGCTGACGTATCGGCCACTCCTGTACGTCACGTTCGACGCGACGGCCGCCCGCGCGGCGCGACTGAACGTCCGCCTGTACAAACGCCTCATGGTCGTGCTCACGGCGCTGGTCGTCGTCAGCGCGATGCAGATCATGGGCGTCATTCTGGTCGCTGCGATGCTTGTCGTTCCGGTCGCTGCCGCGGCGCAGGTCGCCGGGAGTTTCAAGCAGTCCATCTTGTTGGCGGTCCTCGCTGCTGAGTTCGCGGCGATAGCCGGTGTAACACTATCGTACGTCTATGGAATTGCGGCCGGTGGCTCGATTGTCGTCGCGGCGATTGCTGTGTACGCCGTCGCCCTCGGCTTCCAGGGGTTGGCGCATCGTCTCCCAACCGTTCGACGGCACCGAAGCCAACGGCCCGGACAGACCCGAGACGGACTCGAAGCCGACGGAGGCGAGCGAGAGTGA
- a CDS encoding DUF7511 domain-containing protein encodes MSDTASGDTEPAWDGNAEPGPSDTPRSGLMALVVGPAERPACTIYPPDVAVPYRTTTWITAYGNSFVDLDDCR; translated from the coding sequence ATGAGCGACACCGCGTCTGGCGACACGGAACCGGCGTGGGACGGGAACGCCGAGCCCGGTCCGTCCGATACACCTCGCTCGGGATTGATGGCACTGGTCGTCGGTCCGGCCGAACGACCAGCGTGTACGATCTATCCGCCGGACGTGGCCGTTCCGTATCGGACGACGACCTGGATTACGGCGTACGGGAACTCGTTCGTCGACCTCGACGACTGCCGATGA
- a CDS encoding MogA/MoaB family molybdenum cofactor biosynthesis protein, translating into MIQNDRELPPVADRRTTDADGHDCIDPLGVAIVTVSSSRGDGVETTPPDPSGDAIASILVEAGHVITSRRMVPDDYVGIKTTVSECLDRPDVDLVVTTGGTGVTVDDVTPDAVSELFDRELPGFGEAFRWLSWEEVRTRIVSTRATAGIARDVPVFVLPGSENAVELATAEIIAEEGPHLAGLATRHEVE; encoded by the coding sequence GTGATCCAGAATGACCGCGAACTTCCTCCAGTAGCGGACCGACGGACGACGGATGCCGACGGCCACGACTGTATCGACCCGCTGGGCGTGGCCATCGTAACCGTGTCCTCGTCCCGCGGAGACGGCGTCGAAACGACGCCACCCGATCCCAGTGGTGACGCCATTGCGAGTATCCTCGTCGAAGCGGGTCACGTCATCACGTCACGCCGGATGGTTCCGGACGACTACGTCGGAATCAAGACCACAGTGAGCGAGTGCCTGGATCGGCCGGACGTCGACCTCGTCGTCACGACGGGCGGAACGGGCGTCACCGTCGACGACGTCACTCCGGACGCGGTGAGCGAGCTCTTCGACCGCGAACTGCCGGGCTTCGGCGAGGCGTTCAGATGGCTCTCGTGGGAGGAGGTACGGACGCGTATCGTCTCCACCCGTGCGACAGCGGGCATCGCCCGCGACGTTCCGGTGTTCGTGCTACCGGGAAGTGAGAACGCCGTCGAGCTCGCCACGGCGGAAATTATCGCCGAGGAAGGTCCGCATCTCGCTGGACTCGCAACCAGGCACGAGGTGGAGTAG
- a CDS encoding ASCH domain-containing protein has product MTLIEANELLPAARIRRAAVAGDVTQLHRGDKHASEGDRFEIDDVVFEVTTVREERLGDLTDEDARAEGSPDLDAYKKRIERTHDVTWDDDDTAVLHRFERVDQDR; this is encoded by the coding sequence ATGACCTTGATCGAAGCGAACGAACTGCTTCCGGCTGCACGGATTCGACGAGCGGCCGTCGCCGGAGACGTTACCCAACTGCATCGTGGCGACAAACACGCCTCCGAAGGTGACCGCTTCGAGATCGATGATGTCGTCTTCGAAGTGACCACCGTACGAGAGGAGCGACTGGGTGACCTGACAGACGAGGACGCCCGAGCCGAAGGGTCACCGGATCTCGACGCATACAAAAAGCGGATCGAGCGGACCCACGACGTGACGTGGGACGACGACGATACTGCCGTGCTCCACCGATTCGAGAGAGTGGATCAAGACAGGTGA
- a CDS encoding GTP-binding protein, protein MPFNNDPIPVTILSGSLGAGKTTTLNHILSSEQELNAAILVNDMGEVNVDADLVERESDLTQNDDEIIEMSNGCICCRLRGDMLNEVGRLAEKRDFEYLLVESSGISEPIPVAQTFARGFEDAEFDPTGVYELDTMVSVVDAHSFWQGFDSGQVLTDDEMEPQGNRVPEEALMDQIEFCDVLLLNKCDLVPNDELEEMEAVLKTLQPRAKIIRTEHGAVDPEEILNTGRFDFEAASQSAGWKHELQEGHHHESAADEHGVTSFVFDADRPFHPERIARLFADLPDGIVRAKGFFWSAGREDIAMGLDKAGQSVRAGPKGTWIATLPKAQQERYFAARPGIKEDWDDQWGDRGSELVFIGREFDQETLLERLEDCVLSDAEMEEDWNEYPDPFTADEQRELALADD, encoded by the coding sequence AACGACCCGATCCCGGTGACAATTCTCAGCGGAAGCCTCGGTGCCGGCAAGACGACGACGCTCAACCACATTCTCAGTAGCGAGCAGGAACTGAACGCTGCCATCTTAGTCAACGATATGGGCGAAGTGAACGTCGACGCCGACCTCGTCGAACGCGAGTCGGATCTCACCCAGAACGACGACGAGATCATCGAGATGTCGAACGGGTGTATCTGCTGTCGGCTCCGTGGCGACATGCTCAACGAAGTGGGACGATTGGCCGAAAAGCGAGACTTCGAATACCTCCTCGTGGAATCGTCTGGAATCAGCGAACCGATTCCCGTCGCCCAGACGTTCGCCCGCGGATTCGAGGACGCGGAGTTCGACCCTACGGGCGTCTACGAACTCGACACGATGGTCAGTGTCGTCGACGCACACAGCTTCTGGCAGGGTTTCGACTCCGGGCAGGTACTCACTGACGATGAAATGGAGCCGCAGGGCAATCGTGTCCCCGAGGAAGCCCTCATGGACCAGATCGAGTTCTGTGACGTCCTCCTGTTGAACAAGTGTGACCTCGTCCCGAACGACGAACTCGAGGAGATGGAGGCCGTCCTGAAGACGCTCCAGCCGCGAGCGAAGATCATCCGGACCGAACACGGCGCCGTCGATCCCGAGGAGATCCTGAACACGGGTCGATTCGACTTCGAGGCGGCAAGCCAGTCCGCCGGGTGGAAGCATGAATTGCAGGAAGGACACCACCACGAGTCAGCCGCCGATGAACACGGCGTCACCTCGTTCGTCTTCGACGCCGACCGACCGTTCCATCCCGAGCGGATCGCTCGTCTCTTTGCCGATCTTCCCGACGGTATCGTTCGCGCGAAGGGCTTTTTCTGGTCCGCCGGTCGCGAAGACATCGCGATGGGGCTCGACAAAGCAGGCCAGTCGGTCCGGGCCGGTCCGAAAGGGACGTGGATCGCCACGCTCCCAAAGGCCCAACAGGAGCGCTACTTCGCCGCCCGCCCCGGCATCAAAGAGGACTGGGACGACCAGTGGGGCGACCGCGGATCAGAACTCGTGTTCATCGGCCGCGAATTCGATCAGGAGACACTACTCGAGCGACTGGAAGACTGTGTCCTCTCAGACGCAGAAATGGAGGAGGACTGGAACGAGTATCCGGATCCGTTCACCGCCGACGAACAGCGCGAACTCGCACTGGCTGACGACTGA
- the tsaA gene encoding tRNA (N6-threonylcarbamoyladenosine(37)-N6)-methyltransferase TrmO — protein MPKDTFSYESIGVIRTPFESPEGMPVQPVGADSVTGTVEIEVSYADGLADLAEFSHCILLYHFHASGDDAPLRVEPFLDDERRGVFSTRAPQRPNSIGLSVVAIESVTERELTVSGIDVVDGTPLLDIKPFVPEFDIPSEVETGWLDASESTIRSEQADKRFL, from the coding sequence GTGCCCAAGGACACGTTCAGCTACGAATCGATTGGGGTGATACGGACGCCGTTCGAATCACCAGAAGGAATGCCAGTTCAACCGGTCGGAGCAGATTCAGTCACGGGAACTGTCGAGATTGAGGTGTCGTATGCGGATGGATTAGCTGATCTTGCCGAGTTCTCGCACTGTATCCTATTGTACCATTTTCACGCATCTGGCGACGACGCTCCCCTACGGGTCGAACCGTTTCTCGATGACGAACGACGAGGAGTCTTCTCGACACGGGCGCCACAACGTCCGAATTCGATCGGCCTCTCTGTTGTGGCAATCGAGTCCGTCACAGAACGGGAACTGACCGTGAGCGGTATCGATGTCGTCGACGGGACGCCGCTGCTTGATATCAAACCGTTCGTTCCCGAGTTCGATATCCCGTCCGAGGTGGAGACGGGCTGGCTCGATGCGTCGGAATCGACGATCCGGTCAGAACAGGCCGACAAGCGATTTCTCTGA
- a CDS encoding metal ABC transporter substrate-binding protein: protein MPQYTRRRLVATGIGFTTIGSLAGCLSNDASSNDSGGAGPEAQSSFFVFGDLASQVAGDTATAETLVPIGQHGHGWEPGSKIQGTILESDLFLYGMEGFQPWADDLVTSLRDDDADVDIVAAGAGIDLIEGGHDHGHEEDHEGEHEEGHDGEGEHGHDEHEEGDHEEHHGESAPWEWAGLYHLEAGTDTYTFHEGPDPKMQLAVIATEEGGDHGIHHVEETATTLYDDHDTHTPVEDGGTLTPSSEALYHLQFADSGETTFTLDTETEGHYVLFAQHAPAEFDATLTDGSGSAIDPEVTETAGGHGHDGEGEHEGEHDHESGEEHEDEHEEESDHEGEEGHNHDHAGGTDPHFWLDPERAKQAVDNIRSGFVDVDSDNASAYAENAESYRNRLDELDESFQSALEGASKDVVFVAGHNAFQYLGQRYGFEVQTLTGLSPDDQPTPKDIERAQEIIAEHDLQYVCADPLESQTAANQLVEETDATEVLPLTPIPGQTQEWADEDWGYVEIMENINLETLKQALDAA from the coding sequence ATGCCTCAATACACCCGACGACGACTCGTCGCAACTGGAATCGGATTCACCACCATCGGCTCCCTCGCTGGCTGTCTCTCGAACGACGCCAGCTCCAATGATTCAGGTGGAGCCGGGCCGGAAGCCCAGTCTTCGTTCTTCGTATTCGGGGACTTGGCCAGCCAGGTTGCAGGCGACACTGCGACCGCAGAGACGCTCGTCCCGATCGGTCAACACGGCCACGGGTGGGAACCAGGCTCCAAAATACAGGGAACGATCCTCGAATCGGATCTCTTCCTCTACGGGATGGAGGGGTTCCAGCCGTGGGCTGACGACCTCGTGACGAGTCTCCGTGACGACGACGCCGACGTCGACATCGTCGCTGCCGGTGCTGGTATCGACCTCATCGAAGGCGGACACGACCACGGTCACGAAGAGGACCACGAGGGGGAACACGAGGAAGGCCACGACGGCGAAGGAGAACACGGCCACGACGAACACGAAGAGGGAGACCACGAGGAGCACCACGGCGAATCGGCCCCGTGGGAGTGGGCTGGTCTCTACCACCTCGAAGCTGGCACCGACACGTACACGTTCCACGAGGGCCCCGATCCGAAGATGCAGCTCGCCGTTATCGCAACCGAAGAGGGCGGCGACCACGGCATTCACCACGTCGAGGAGACCGCAACCACCCTCTACGACGACCACGACACGCACACGCCAGTAGAAGACGGCGGGACACTCACGCCGTCCAGCGAGGCGCTCTATCACCTCCAGTTCGCGGACTCCGGCGAGACGACGTTCACCCTCGACACCGAAACGGAGGGTCACTACGTCCTCTTCGCCCAGCACGCTCCCGCGGAGTTCGACGCGACGCTCACCGACGGCAGTGGGTCGGCCATCGACCCCGAAGTGACCGAGACTGCCGGCGGACACGGACACGATGGCGAAGGCGAGCACGAAGGTGAACACGACCACGAGAGTGGGGAGGAACACGAAGACGAACACGAGGAAGAAAGCGATCACGAAGGCGAGGAGGGACACAACCACGACCACGCCGGCGGAACGGACCCGCACTTCTGGCTAGACCCGGAGCGAGCGAAGCAGGCGGTCGACAACATCCGGAGCGGGTTCGTCGATGTCGACAGCGACAATGCCAGTGCCTACGCCGAGAACGCCGAGTCGTACCGTAATCGTCTGGACGAACTTGACGAGTCGTTCCAGTCCGCGCTTGAGGGCGCCTCGAAAGACGTCGTGTTCGTCGCTGGTCACAACGCCTTCCAGTATCTCGGCCAGCGCTACGGCTTCGAAGTACAGACACTGACGGGACTGTCACCGGACGACCAGCCGACGCCGAAGGACATCGAGCGGGCCCAGGAGATCATTGCCGAGCACGACCTCCAGTACGTCTGTGCGGATCCGCTCGAATCCCAGACCGCGGCGAACCAGCTCGTCGAAGAAACCGACGCCACCGAAGTCCTGCCGCTGACGCCGATTCCCGGACAGACCCAGGAGTGGGCCGACGAGGACTGGGGCTACGTCGAGATCATGGAAAACATCAATCTCGAGACGCTGAAGCAGGCCCTCGACGCAGCATGA